Proteins encoded by one window of Emticicia oligotrophica DSM 17448:
- the dcm gene encoding DNA (cytosine-5-)-methyltransferase yields the protein MYVCGLGWFIYICGGKAKFRCDVMIKVESKILSDYKFIDLFAGIGGFHIALSSFGASCVFASEWDKYAADSYEANFNQRPVGDITQINEIDIPKHDILCAGFPCQSFSISGKQMGFEDIRGSLFFDIVRIINFHKPKVVFLENVKNLVNHDEGRTLKVVIYTLESVGYKVFTKILNSSNFGLPQNRERIYIVAFLTNIDSNGFSFPKPTNEPTSVEEILETNPVDVKFIERDDIQFYKTYLFQDTLFGKTKINKPLQIGKVNKGGQGERIYDIRGHAITLSAHGGGIGAKTGLYFINGKIRRLTTRECARVQGFPEDFKITPNTSQAYKQFGNSVSINVLQRIMIEVQKILLKNEQRTIKRFTNSKEWVS from the coding sequence ATGTATGTTTGTGGCTTGGGTTGGTTTATTTATATTTGTGGGGGAAAAGCAAAGTTCAGGTGTGATGTAATGATTAAAGTTGAAAGTAAAATATTGTCCGATTATAAATTTATCGACTTATTTGCAGGGATAGGTGGTTTTCATATTGCTTTGTCATCGTTTGGTGCTTCATGTGTTTTTGCCTCAGAATGGGATAAATACGCAGCCGATAGCTATGAAGCAAACTTTAACCAAAGACCGGTCGGAGATATTACTCAAATAAATGAAATTGATATTCCTAAACACGATATTTTATGTGCAGGCTTTCCATGTCAATCATTTTCTATTTCGGGTAAACAAATGGGGTTTGAGGACATTAGAGGTTCACTTTTTTTTGATATTGTTCGCATTATAAATTTTCATAAGCCGAAGGTAGTTTTCTTAGAAAATGTTAAAAACTTGGTTAATCATGATGAAGGCCGAACTTTAAAAGTTGTTATATATACACTTGAAAGTGTTGGTTATAAAGTTTTTACAAAGATATTAAACTCAAGTAATTTTGGTTTGCCGCAAAACCGAGAGAGAATTTATATTGTTGCATTTCTCACAAATATCGATTCAAATGGCTTTTCATTTCCAAAGCCTACTAACGAACCTACTTCAGTAGAGGAGATTTTAGAAACAAATCCAGTTGACGTAAAATTTATTGAGCGAGATGATATTCAGTTTTACAAAACGTATTTATTTCAAGATACACTTTTCGGGAAAACTAAAATCAACAAACCTCTGCAAATTGGTAAAGTAAATAAAGGTGGACAAGGTGAACGTATTTACGACATACGTGGTCATGCAATTACACTTTCTGCACACGGAGGCGGAATTGGAGCAAAAACAGGGTTATATTTTATAAATGGTAAAATTAGAAGATTAACTACAAGAGAATGTGCCAGAGTGCAGGGGTTTCCAGAAGACTTTAAAATAACCCCAAATACTTCACAAGCATACAAACAATTCGGTAATAGCGTATCGATTAATGTTTTGCAAAGAATAATGATAGAAGTTCAGAAAATTTTACTTAAAAATGAACAAAGAACAATTAAAAGGTTCACAAACAGCAAGGAATGGGTTTCTTAA